In the Helianthus annuus cultivar XRQ/B chromosome 11, HanXRQr2.0-SUNRISE, whole genome shotgun sequence genome, one interval contains:
- the LOC110900663 gene encoding protein FAR1-RELATED SEQUENCE 5-like: MKKAIEDTWPESRHRLCMWHIMDKLSAKVGASICNNTDFKKSLCAIVWTDSIIPVKFESEWATIMNDFNLVDHEWLQSLYQIRDTWIPAYYREEVMSGLMRTSSRSESENHFFGQFCNPGCTLVEFLGHFDSAIEAQRHEHRKNDHDTRNTNAEIWAEDFVLEDQASRIYTRTIFFDQQLEIQNSIHRCAIGKWEDIGDFVNFFVKDWEQPCTTFFEVMMREADMTIYCTCKRFEQFGLLCSHIFCVLRMLDIREFPQRYILRRWTREAVPNSAPGAILGINETENRYNEVNRVVREITYSTESVINQLVTNFDALCSFRDHVVNYFKTADESVVNAPPKSRSCSHWNKIQRYGHNRRSCKNPTRTKEQAMAEDDGEEADEVDEEEDEWEEVEEDMDEQDEDALDEEDGEEE; this comes from the exons ATGAAGAAGGCTATCGAAGATACATGGCCCGAGAGTAGACATAGGCTATGCATGTGGCACATCATGGACAAGCTTTCTGCTAAG GTTGGTGCTTCAATCTGCAATAATACAGATTTCAAAAAGAGCCTGTGTGCCATTGTGTGGACCGATTCAATTATACCAGTTAAGTTTGAAAGTGAGTGGGCTACCATAATGAACGATTTTAACTTGGTTGATCATGAGTGGCTACAGTCACTTTACCAAATCAGGGATACTTGGATACCAGCTTATTATCGTGAGGAGGTCATGTCCGGGCTTATGCGTACCTCTTCTCGTTCCGAGAGCGAGAACCATTTCTTTGGACAGTTCTGTAACCCGGGTTGCACACTTGTCGAATTTCTCGGGCATTTTGATTCTGCTATTGAAGCTCAGAGACATGAGCACAGGAAGAATGACCATGACACCAGAAATACAAACGCTGAAATATGGGCTGAAGACTTTGTTTTGGAGGATCAAGCGTCCAGGATATACACACGCACTATATTTTTTGACCAGCAGTTGGAGATACAAAACAGTATACACAGATGTGCTATCGGAAAGTGGGAAGACATTGGTGACTTCGTTAACTTTTTTGTGAAGGACTGGGAACAACCATGCACTACTTTCTTCGAG GTTATGATGCGGGAGGCCGACATGACTATATATTGTACATGCAAAAGATTTGAACAGTTTGGGTTGTTGTGCTCACACATCTTTTGTGTGCTAAGGATGCTTGACATTAGGGAGTTTCCACAACGCTATATATTACGACGTTGGACTCGGGAGGCTGTTCCAAATAGTGCCCCTGGTGCTATTCTAGGTATCAATGAGACTGAGAATCGTTATAATGAAGTTAACCGTGTTGTACGTGAGATCACATATTCTACAGAGTCGGTTATTAATCAGCTTGTCACCAACTTTGATGCGCTATGCTCGTTCAGGGATCATGTTGTTAATTATTTCAAAACTGCTGATGAGTCTGTCGTCAATGCTCCACCTAAGAGCCGTTCGTGTTCCCATTGGAACAAGATTCAAAG ATACGGTCATAACAGACGTTCTTGCAAAAACCCTACCCGGACTAAAGAACAAGCTATGGCCGAGGATGACGGTGAAGAAGCTGATGAAGTCGACGAGGAGGAAGATGAATGGGAGGAAGTTGAAGAAGATATGGATGAACAAGATGAGGATGCATTAGACGAGGAGGATGGGGAAGAGGAGTAG